A single genomic interval of Camelina sativa cultivar DH55 chromosome 11, Cs, whole genome shotgun sequence harbors:
- the LOC104720970 gene encoding protein RMD5 homolog A-like, with protein MELKSIKDAFDRVATKQKLSYSKTNEIVHLLSQEIDKALSVIKETPSDDTVLDHRSIISDVKRVFVEISPITQLEAAEKELHVALTKYPKVLEKQLNPDISKAYRNNAEFDSHIVNQIIANFFYRQGMFDIGDCFVAETGDECSTRQSFVEMYQILEAMKRRDLEPALNWAFLNSDKLKQARSDLEMKLHSLHFLEIAQGKNSKEAINYARKHIATFADSCLPEIQKLMCSLLWNRKLDKSPYSEFLSPALWNNAVKELTRQYCNLVGESSESAVSITLAAGTQTLPVLLKYMNVMANKKLDWQNMEQLPVDAQLSEEFQFHSVFVCPVSKEQSSDENPPMMMSCGHVLCKQTINKMSKNGSKSSFKCPYCPTDVDISRCRQLHF; from the coding sequence ATGGAGCTAAAGAGCATTAAGGATGCGTTTGATCGTGTTGCCACCAAGCAGAAACTCTCTTATAGCAAAACCAATGAGATTGTTCACTTGCTGTCTCAAGAAATCGACAAGGCCCTGAGTGTAATAAAGGAGACACCGTCTGATGATACTGTGCTTGATCATAGATCTATTATCTCTGATGTGAAGAGAGTGTTTGTGGAGATTTCTCCAATCACTCAACTTGAAGCTGCTGAGAAAGAACTACACGTGGCTCTCACCAAGTACCCCAAGGTTCTCGAGAAGCAACTGAATCCAGACATATCAAAGGCTTACAGAAACAACGCAGAGTTCGATTCTCACATCGTAAACCAGATCATCGCCAACTTTTTCTACCGTCAAGGGATGTTCGACATCGGTGACTGTTTCGTTGCTGAAACTGGCGACGAATGTTCCACAAGACAATCTTTTGTGGAAATGTATCAGATATTAGAAGCTATGAAGAGACGAGATCTTGAACCAGCTCTTAACTGGGCATTTTTAAACTCGGACAAGCTAAAGCAGGCAAGGTCTGATCTCGAGATGAAGCTACATAGTCTACACTTTTTGGAGATAGCACAAGGGAAAAACTCCAAAGAAGCTATCAACTACGCGAGAAAACATATCGCCACATTTGCTGATAGCTGCCTACCTGAGATCCAGAAGCTCATGTGTTCTCTTTTATGGAACAGGAAACTCGATAAGTCACCCTACTCCGAGTTTCTCTCCCCAGCTCTATGGAACAACGCAGTCAAAGAGCTGACACGGCAGTACTGCAACCTAGTAGGTGAATCATCTGAAAGCGCGGTGAGTATAACTTTAGCAGCGGGTACACAAACGTTACCAGTACTATTGAAATACATGAACGTGATGGCGAACAAGAAGCTTGATTGGCAAAACATGGAACAACTTCCTGTAGATGCACAACTGTCAGAGGAGTTTCAGTTCCATTCGGTGTTTGTCTGTCCAGTATCTAAGGAACAGTCAAGTGATGAGAATCCTCCAATGATGATGTCTTGTGGACATGTGCTTTGCAAGCAGACGATCAACAAAATGTCAAAGAATGGCTCTAAGTCTTCTTTCAAGTGTCCTTATTGCCCGACTGATGTCGACATCTCAAGGTGCAGGCAGTTGCACTTTTAA
- the LOC104720971 gene encoding phosphoenolpyruvate carboxykinase [ATP]-like isoform X1, with protein sequence MSGGNGNATNGDGGFSFPKGPVMPKITTGAAKRGNGGVCHDDSGPTVNVSTIDELHSLQKKRSAPTTPINQGGAAAFAAVSEEERQKIQLQSISASLASLTRESGPKVVRGDPAEKKADGSTTPAYAHGQHHSIFSPATGAVSDSSLKFTHVLYNLSPAELYEQAIKYEKGSFITSNGALATLSGAKTGRAPRDKRVVRDATTEDELWWGKGSPNIEMDEHTFMVNRERAVDYLNSLDKVFVNDQYLNWDPENRIKVRIVSARAYHSLFMHNMCIRPTQEELESFGTPDFTIYNAGQFPCNRYTHYMTSSTSVDLNLARREMVILGTQYAGEMKKGLFSVMHYLMPKRRILSLHSGCNMGKDGDVALFFGLSGTGKTTLSTDHNRYLIGDDEHCWTETGVSNIEGGCYAKCVDLSREKEPDIWNAIKFGTVLENVVFDEHTREVDYTDKSVTENTRAAYPIEFIPNAKIPCVGPHPKNVILLACDAFGVLPPVSKLNLAQTMYHFISGYTALVAGTEDGIKEPTATFSACFGAAFIMLHPTKYAAMLAEKMKSQGATAWLVNTGWSGGSYGVGNRIKLAYTRKIIDAIHSGSLLKANYKKTEIFGFEIPTEIEGIPSDILDPINAWSDKKAHKETLVKLGGLFKKNFEVFANHKMGVDGKLTEEILAAGPIF encoded by the exons ATGTCAGGCGGTAACGGAAATGCTACAAACGGTGACGGAGGATTTAGTTTCCCGAAAGGACCAGTGATGCCGAAGATAACGACCGGAGCAGCAAAGAGAGGTAACGGAGGAGTATGCCATGACGATAGTGGTCCGACGGTGAATGTATCGACCATTGATGAGCTTCATTCGTTACAAAAGAAACGTTCTGCTCCTACCACACCGATCAACCAAGGAGGCGCCGCCGCTTTCGCCGCTGTTTCCGAGGAGGAGCGCCAGAAGATTCAGCTTCAATCTATCAG tGCATCGTTAGCGTCGTTAACGAGAGAGTCAGGACCAAAGGTGGTGAGAGGAGATCCGGCGGAGAAGAAGGCCGACGGTTCAACTACTCCGGCGTACGCTCACGGCCAACATCATTCTATTTTCTCTCCGGCTACTGGTGCCGTTAGTGATAGCTCCTTGAAGTTTACACACGTCCTCTACAACCTTTCCCCTGCag aGCTTTACGAGCAAGCGATCAAGTATGAGAAAGGTTCGTTTATCACTTCTAATGGAGCTTTGGCGACGCTTTCTGGTGCTAAGACTGGTCGTGCTCCAAGGGATAAGCGTGTTGTTAGAGATGCTACTACTGAGGATGAGCTTTGGTGGGGAAA GGGTTCGCCGAACATTGAGATGGATGAGCATACGTTCATGGTGAACAGAGAAAGAGCTGTTGATTACTTGAACTCCTTGGATAAG gTCTTTGTAAATGATCAGTACTTGAACTGGGATCCGGAGAACAGAATCAAAGTTAGGATTGTCTCAGCTAGAGCTTACCATTCACTGTTTATGCACAACAT GTGTATTCGACCAACTCAGGAGGAGCTTGAGAGCTTTGGTACTCCGGACTTTACTATATACAATGCTGGACAGTTTCCGTGTAACCGTTACACTCATTACATGACTTCGTCTACTAGCGTGGACCTTAATCTGGCTAGGAGGGAAATGGTTATTCTTGGCACTCAGTATGCCGGGGAAATGAAGAAGGGTCTTTTCAGTGTTATGCATTACCTTATGCCTAAGCGTCGGATTCTCTCCCTTCATTCTGGTTGCAACATGGGAAAAGATGGAGATGTTGCTCTCTTCTTTGGACTTTCAG GTACCGGAAAGACGACGTTGTCTACGGATCACAACAGGTATCTGATTGGAGATGATGAGCATTGCTGGACTGAGACTGGTGTTTCGAACATTGAGGGTGGATGCTATGCTAAATGTGTTGATCTTTCGAGGGAGAAGGAGCCTGATATCTGGAACGCCATCAAGTTTGGAACAG TTTTGGAAaatgttgtgtttgatgagCACACGAGAGAAGTGGATTACACTGATAAATCTGTTACAG AGAACACACGTGCTGCGTACCCGATTGAGTTCATTCCGAATGCGAAAATACCTTGTGTTGGTCCACACCCGAAAAATGTGATACTTCTGGCTTGTGATGCCTTTGGTGTTCTCCCACCAGTGAGCAAGCTGAATCTGGCACAAACCATGTACCACTTTATCAGTGGCTACACTGCTCTG gttgCTGGCACAGAGGACGGCATTAAGGAGCCAACAGCAACATTCTCAGCTTGTTTTGGTGCAGCTTTCATAATGTTGCATCCAACAAAGTATGCAGCTATGTTAGCTGAGAAGATGAAGTCACAAGGTGCTACTGCTTGGCTCGTGAACACTGGTTGGTCTGGTGGCAG CTATGGTGTTGGAAACAGAATCAAGCTGGCATACACTAGGAAGATCATTGATGCAATCCATTCGGGAAGCCTGTTGAAGGCAAACTACAAGAAAACCGAAATCTTTGGATTTGAAATCCCAACTGAGATCGAAGGTATACCATCAGACATCTTGGACCCTATCAACGCC TGGTCGGATAAGAAGGCACACAAGGAAACATTGGTGAAACTGGGAGGTCTGTTCAAGAAGAACTTCGAGGTTTTTGCTAACCATAAGATGGGTGTGGATGGTAAGCTCACTGAGGAGATTCTCGCCGCTGGTCCCATCTTCTAG
- the LOC104720971 gene encoding phosphoenolpyruvate carboxykinase [ATP]-like isoform X2 — MSGGNGNATNGDGGFSFPKGPVMPKITTGAAKRGNGGVCHDDSGPTVNVSTIDELHSLQKKRSAPTTPINQGGAAAFAAVSEEERQKIQLQSISASLASLTRESGPKVVRGDPAEKKADGSTTPAYAHGQHHSIFSPATGAVSDSSLKFTHVLYNLSPAELYEQAIKYEKGSFITSNGALATLSGAKTGRAPRDKRVVRDATTEDELWWGKGSPNIEMDEHTFMVNRERAVDYLNSLDKVFVNDQYLNWDPENRIKVRIVSARAYHSLFMHNMCIRPTQEELESFGTPDFTIYNAGQFPCNRYTHYMTSSTSVDLNLARREMVILGTQYAGEMKKGLFSVMHYLMPKRRILSLHSGCNMGKDGDVALFFGLSGTGKTTLSTDHNRYLIGDDEHCWTETGVSNIEGGCYAKCVDLSREKEPDIWNAIKFGTVLENVVFDEHTREVDYTDKSVTENTRAAYPIEFIPNAKIPCVGPHPKNVILLACDAFGVLPPVSKLNLAQTMYHFISGYTALVAGTEDGIKEPTATFSACFGAAFIMLHPTKYAAMLAEKMKSQGATAWLVNTGWSGGSYGVGNRIKLAYTRKIIDAIHSGSLLKANYKKTEIFGFEIPTEIEVVG, encoded by the exons ATGTCAGGCGGTAACGGAAATGCTACAAACGGTGACGGAGGATTTAGTTTCCCGAAAGGACCAGTGATGCCGAAGATAACGACCGGAGCAGCAAAGAGAGGTAACGGAGGAGTATGCCATGACGATAGTGGTCCGACGGTGAATGTATCGACCATTGATGAGCTTCATTCGTTACAAAAGAAACGTTCTGCTCCTACCACACCGATCAACCAAGGAGGCGCCGCCGCTTTCGCCGCTGTTTCCGAGGAGGAGCGCCAGAAGATTCAGCTTCAATCTATCAG tGCATCGTTAGCGTCGTTAACGAGAGAGTCAGGACCAAAGGTGGTGAGAGGAGATCCGGCGGAGAAGAAGGCCGACGGTTCAACTACTCCGGCGTACGCTCACGGCCAACATCATTCTATTTTCTCTCCGGCTACTGGTGCCGTTAGTGATAGCTCCTTGAAGTTTACACACGTCCTCTACAACCTTTCCCCTGCag aGCTTTACGAGCAAGCGATCAAGTATGAGAAAGGTTCGTTTATCACTTCTAATGGAGCTTTGGCGACGCTTTCTGGTGCTAAGACTGGTCGTGCTCCAAGGGATAAGCGTGTTGTTAGAGATGCTACTACTGAGGATGAGCTTTGGTGGGGAAA GGGTTCGCCGAACATTGAGATGGATGAGCATACGTTCATGGTGAACAGAGAAAGAGCTGTTGATTACTTGAACTCCTTGGATAAG gTCTTTGTAAATGATCAGTACTTGAACTGGGATCCGGAGAACAGAATCAAAGTTAGGATTGTCTCAGCTAGAGCTTACCATTCACTGTTTATGCACAACAT GTGTATTCGACCAACTCAGGAGGAGCTTGAGAGCTTTGGTACTCCGGACTTTACTATATACAATGCTGGACAGTTTCCGTGTAACCGTTACACTCATTACATGACTTCGTCTACTAGCGTGGACCTTAATCTGGCTAGGAGGGAAATGGTTATTCTTGGCACTCAGTATGCCGGGGAAATGAAGAAGGGTCTTTTCAGTGTTATGCATTACCTTATGCCTAAGCGTCGGATTCTCTCCCTTCATTCTGGTTGCAACATGGGAAAAGATGGAGATGTTGCTCTCTTCTTTGGACTTTCAG GTACCGGAAAGACGACGTTGTCTACGGATCACAACAGGTATCTGATTGGAGATGATGAGCATTGCTGGACTGAGACTGGTGTTTCGAACATTGAGGGTGGATGCTATGCTAAATGTGTTGATCTTTCGAGGGAGAAGGAGCCTGATATCTGGAACGCCATCAAGTTTGGAACAG TTTTGGAAaatgttgtgtttgatgagCACACGAGAGAAGTGGATTACACTGATAAATCTGTTACAG AGAACACACGTGCTGCGTACCCGATTGAGTTCATTCCGAATGCGAAAATACCTTGTGTTGGTCCACACCCGAAAAATGTGATACTTCTGGCTTGTGATGCCTTTGGTGTTCTCCCACCAGTGAGCAAGCTGAATCTGGCACAAACCATGTACCACTTTATCAGTGGCTACACTGCTCTG gttgCTGGCACAGAGGACGGCATTAAGGAGCCAACAGCAACATTCTCAGCTTGTTTTGGTGCAGCTTTCATAATGTTGCATCCAACAAAGTATGCAGCTATGTTAGCTGAGAAGATGAAGTCACAAGGTGCTACTGCTTGGCTCGTGAACACTGGTTGGTCTGGTGGCAG CTATGGTGTTGGAAACAGAATCAAGCTGGCATACACTAGGAAGATCATTGATGCAATCCATTCGGGAAGCCTGTTGAAGGCAAACTACAAGAAAACCGAAATCTTTGGATTTGAAATCCCAACTGAGATCGAAG TGGTCGGATAA
- the LOC104720974 gene encoding uncharacterized protein LOC104720974 yields the protein MQARFELDEDWQRISVIHQMGHLWRSHKSVTVKAINLAANNQERMNLRPPNIGPVDWQKFVKLKTSAAFKAVSEKYKAKRKNQIPHTTSRKGISRLTEEMKAESEDPSSVTRLDVWIKSRTKKDGTPVDTNAADLIQKAAEIGGSDAPAFLTNPDEDHLAKLLGPDNSGRLRAMGRGMSKTKLACLQMQSKCMAEMEERQVKLVKQVNALESELGRIKNQRPEAEMDENSAARVTYSYFFSYQLSDSS from the exons ATGCAGGCAAGGTTTGAGCTTGATGAAGATTGGCAAAGGATATCTGTGATTCACCAGATGGGACATTTGTGGCGATCACACAAGTCTGTCACGGTGAAGGCTATAAATTTGGCTGCAAATAACCAAGAGAGGATGAATTTGAGACCACCAAATATTGGTCCTGTTGATTGGCAAAAATTTGTCAAACTCAAAACTAGTGCTGCATTTAAG GCCGTGAGtgagaaatataaagcaaaaagaaagaatcagataCCTCACACCACTAGTCGTAAAGGGATCAGCAGACTAACAGAAGAAATG AAAGCTGAAAGTGAAGATCCTTCCAGCGTGACAAGACTAGATGTTTGGATCAAGTCTCGCACCAAAAAGGATGGTACACCAGTAGATACGAATGCAGCTGATTTGATT CAAAAAGCAGCTGAAATTGGTGGAAGTGATGCTccagcatttttaacaaatccagATGAAGATCACCTCGCCAAGCTTTTAGGACCTGACAATTCTGGTAGGCTGAGGGCAATGGGTAGAGGCATGAGTAAGACCAAATTAGCTTGTTTACAAATGCAGAGCAAGTGTATGGCTGAAATGGAAGAGCGGcaagtaaaattagtaaaacaggTCAATGCCTTGGAAAGTGAACTTGGCAGAATCAAGAATCAG agaccagaagctgaaatggatgaaaactcagctgcaagagtaacatattcttacttcttttcatatcagctaagtgattcttcttag